The genome window AACTTAAATATATTAATAGGTACACATGCTTTGATTGAAGATACTGTTAAATTTAAAAATTTGGGATTTGTGGTAATAGATGAGCAACACAGATTTGGAGTAGCACAAAGAGCAAAGATGTGGAAAAAAAACACGCAACCGCCGCATATGCTTGTAATGACAGCTACTCCCATACCCAGAACATTAGCAATGACGGTTTACGGAGATCTTGATGTTTCAGTTATTGACGAATTACCTCCCGGAAGAAAACCTGTAAAAACAATTCATTCATATGATTCAAAACGGATACGTGTTTTTAAATTCATTAAAGATCAAATAAAAGCAGGCAGACAAATATATATAGTGTATCCTTTAATATATGAATCAGAGAATTTTGAATATAAAGATCTTGAGGACGGATTAGAAAGCATAAGCAGAGAATTTCCGGCACCTGAATATGCTCTTAGTGTTGTTCACGGAAAAATGAAATCGGCAGAAAAAGAAGCTTCTATGAAACTGTTTGTTAAAGGTGTTACTAATATAATGATTGCAACAACCGTTATTGAAGTAGGAGTGGATGTTCCTAATGCAAGTGTTATGATAATTGAAAGTGCGGAACGATTCGGTTTGTCTCAATTGCATCAATTACGAGGCAGAGTAGGGAGAGGAGCCGATCAATCTTATTGTATTTTAATGACATCTTATAAAATGTCTGCAGAAGCCAAAACAAGATTAAAAACAATGGTTGAATCGAATGACGGATTTAAGATTGCGGAAGTTGATATGAAATTAAGAGGACCCGGAGATACTGAAGGGACAAGGCAAAGCGGTATTCCGTTTGAATTAAAGTTGGCTAATTTGTCTGAAGATTATAAGATTTTGGAACTTGCAAGAAGAACAGCAGAACAAATATTAGATGACGATCCTGATTTATCTGAACTTAGAAATCAAGTTTTGATTAAACATTTGAAAAATAAAACAAAAGCAAAACTGAATTGGGGAGTAATATCATAGGTATTAAGGAAGTTTATAATGAAGCCGACAAAGTCAGGAATAATTAAGTTGATAAGTCAGCAGTAGACAGTTTGCAGTCAGTAGCAGCTAACCTGCAACTTGATAACCCGTAACAATATTATTTAATGCTTTTAGAAAACACACCTTTATATATAGAGTTCGGTTCTGAAACTTTAGAGATATTATTCCCTGTACTTTTCGGATTAGTCTTTATACTATTAATGTATCTCGGAATTAAATCTAAATATGGAAAAGATTCTGAATTAAGAAATACAAGCGATTCTCAACTTCCGGTATATTTATTCAGAGCTCATGTTGCAAGATTTATTGCTTCAACAGGGCATTCCTTCAATGAGATTAAGGATATGTATTCAGAATATCTGAAAAAATTTGCATTTGTATATGGTGTTGAGCAAAAATATGAATTAAGCCAACTTCTGTATTTGACAGATAACAAAATTAATGTTGAACATACTATTCGTAAGGGCAGAAAAGAATCACATAAAAAAAGATTGATGATTTTATTTCTTTTGTTCAATATATCTGTAAGAACCGGGAAACTTTCTGACAATGATCGGTTTTATTTAGATAAAGTTTATAAAGATTTAGGCCTGTCTTATTCAGTTTACAGCAAGATAAAGTCAACTTATATTAAAGATAAGCAAAAAAATACAAATAAGCGGTTTCAAGATATATCTGTTTCATCATATAAACTTCAAAAAGCATATCAAATATTAAACTTAACATCCGGTGCAAGTTTTAAAGAAGTTAAATATGCATACAGAAAAATGGCAAAGAAATATCATCCGGATGTTTACAAAAAACATGATACAAAGTCGAAAGAATTTGCTGTAAAAATGTTTAATGAGATTTCTCAAGCATATGAAATAATAAAAGAGCATAATGCAGCGAAGTTGCAAACAGATTAACTTACTGTATAAAAAAGTAGTCAGTATTCAGTCGGTAGCAGGAAATTTAACATATCTGCTGAAGAATGCCGACTGTGGACTGAAAATGAAGAAACTAATTAATTTTACAGATAAAGCTTTGCTGAAAGAACAAAGGTTCACAGGATAATAACATATTTCATGCAACCATTATCAATTCAATTTATCTGAAAATAAATTGAGGGTAGTAGTATTTTAAAATGTCATATATTATAAAAGAAACATTTATTATATATGTATAATAAACTACAATATATAAAACTTAATTGTAAACCTGATATTTGAATGTAATATACAAATTGTATTAGTAAAAAGTTATGCATGCAGAAAATATTATAAGGAAAAAAAATATTTTCTTGTTTTATATACAATTTTATTATAGTTTTGAATTTTTAAAAGAAATATTTAAATTTTTAAATGTAAGTTTATGAGAAGAATATTTTTACTATTTGTACTATTTACTTTTTTTGTTACATATTCTTTTGCACAAAGAACAGTTACGGGAAAAGTAACTAATGATGACGGCGATGATTTGCCGGGAGTTACGATAATAGCTAAAGGTACTGATGCTGCGACAATCTCTGATTTGTCCGGTTCATACACATTAGTTGTTCCTGACGGAGTAACAACATTAATCTTTCAATACATAGGTTATGAAGACCAAGAGAAACCGGTAGCAGATGTTGTTAATGTAATAATGAGATCTGATACTGAGATTGAAGAAGTGATTGTTAATGCAATTGGAATTGCAAAATCAGAAAAGACAGTCTCATATGCTGTAACTTCTGTTGACGGAGATGAAATAACAAAGAACAGCGACAGAAGTGCTTTAAATGCGCTGCAAGGCAAAGTAGCAGGTGTAAATATTTCAAGTTCTTCCGGAGCTCCGGGATCTTCTACCAGAGTGATTTTCAGAGGTATTTCTACTTTTAACGGAAGTAATCAACCCCTATTTGTTGTTGACGGTGTTCCGATTAATAATGCAGAAAGCGGAAGTACTTCTTTAAATGGTGGAACTGACTTTGGGAATGGTATAAATGATATTGATCCTAATATCATAGAAACTGTTAACTTTTTTAAAGGGTCTAAAGCTACTGTACTATATGGATCCAGAGCTGCAAACGGTGTAGTTGTAATTACTACTAAAAGCGGAAAAGGGAAAAAAGGAACTAATATTTCAGTTAACTCTTCTGTTAAATTTTCAACTCCACTGCGAATTCCGCAAATGCAAAATGTATACGGGCAAGGAATTTTTGGAAATTGGGATTTATTTGAAAATACTTCATACGGTCCTAAATTTGACGGAGAAATGCGTTACTGGGGGCATGTTGTAGATGGTGAAAGATTAATTAAGCCATACGAAGGATTGCCGAATAATGTATCTGATTTTTTTGAAATTGGTAAAACATATAATAACTCTGTTACATTATCGGGAGGAAATGAAAATACAACTTATTTTCTGTCATTATCAAACATAACTGATGACGGAATTTTTCCTGAAGACAGAGATACATATAAAAGAAATGCTGTTACTTTTAACGGCAGTACAAAATTAACAGATAAAATAAGCAGTGAAGCTTCTTTGAATTATGTTAATAAAAAAAATAAATTTGTACCTACAGGACAAGGAGGACAATCTGTTTGGAATAATATTTTACAACAGCCAAGAGATATGCCTATTCTCGAATTAGCAAATTACAAAGATAAATTCTTTGATTATGATACTTATTACGGTAATTATACAACAAATCCTTACTGGCCCTTGTTGGAAAACGGAAATACAAATAATGAAGACAGAGTTTTCGGAAGGGTTGAATTAAACTACAATCCTATTGAATTTATTTCAATTAAAGCCAGAGTAGGAACAGATGTTTCAAACAGGCAATTAAAGGAATGGAGAGCAGTAAAGATTAATTCACCCGAATCAGAAGGTGGATTTAATGAAGGTACAGACAGAGAAGAAGGCAGGGTTGAACTATATTCAAACTGGAGAACTCAAATTAATTCAGACCTTATAGTAACTTATAATAATAAGTTCGGACAATTCAGTATTGATTTATTAGCAGGACATAATATAAACCAAGTTTCTTATAGTTATCAATATATCAGTGCTACCGGAATAAACATAGAAGGATTTTATGATTTAAGTAATACATACGGTACTCCTGATATAAATGAATACAGTTACACGAAAAGATTATTTGGAGTTTACGGGGATGCTCAAATAACTTATAAATCATGGTTAACACTTTCATTATCTGACAGAAATGACTGGTCTTCTACATTACCGGTAGAGAACAATTCATTTAATTATCCCAGTGCCGGATTGAGTTTTGTTTATTCTGATGTTTTTCCGGCAATTAAAAAATATATACCGTTTGGTAAATTAAGAGTTAATTGGGGACAGGTAGGAAATGATGCTGATGTTCACCAAGTATATTCAATATATTATCAACCCGGGAGATTTCCTACACCAAATAATATAAACGGCTTTTCTGTCGGAAACAGGGTTGCTAACCCGGATTTACAACCTGAGATTACTTCTGAAACTGAAGTTGGTACAGATATGAGATTTTTGAATAACAGAATTAAGTTAGATTTTGCTTATTATAAAAAAATTATTACAGATTTAATTTTTAATGTAGAATTAGCTGCATCTTCAGGTTATACATATCAGACTATGAATCTTGGTAAAATTACAAATGAAGGTGTTGAATTAGGTTTAACAATAACACCTGTAAAAAAAGATAATTTTATATGGGATTTGAGATATACATTTTCAACAAATAAATCTAAACTTGTAGAGTTAAACGATC of Bacteroidales bacterium contains these proteins:
- a CDS encoding SusC/RagA family TonB-linked outer membrane protein, translated to MRRIFLLFVLFTFFVTYSFAQRTVTGKVTNDDGDDLPGVTIIAKGTDAATISDLSGSYTLVVPDGVTTLIFQYIGYEDQEKPVADVVNVIMRSDTEIEEVIVNAIGIAKSEKTVSYAVTSVDGDEITKNSDRSALNALQGKVAGVNISSSSGAPGSSTRVIFRGISTFNGSNQPLFVVDGVPINNAESGSTSLNGGTDFGNGINDIDPNIIETVNFFKGSKATVLYGSRAANGVVVITTKSGKGKKGTNISVNSSVKFSTPLRIPQMQNVYGQGIFGNWDLFENTSYGPKFDGEMRYWGHVVDGERLIKPYEGLPNNVSDFFEIGKTYNNSVTLSGGNENTTYFLSLSNITDDGIFPEDRDTYKRNAVTFNGSTKLTDKISSEASLNYVNKKNKFVPTGQGGQSVWNNILQQPRDMPILELANYKDKFFDYDTYYGNYTTNPYWPLLENGNTNNEDRVFGRVELNYNPIEFISIKARVGTDVSNRQLKEWRAVKINSPESEGGFNEGTDREEGRVELYSNWRTQINSDLIVTYNNKFGQFSIDLLAGHNINQVSYSYQYISATGINIEGFYDLSNTYGTPDINEYSYTKRLFGVYGDAQITYKSWLTLSLSDRNDWSSTLPVENNSFNYPSAGLSFVYSDVFPAIKKYIPFGKLRVNWGQVGNDADVHQVYSIYYQPGRFPTPNNINGFSVGNRVANPDLQPEITSETEVGTDMRFLNNRIKLDFAYYKKIITDLIFNVELAASSGYTYQTMNLGKITNEGVELGLTITPVKKDNFIWDLRYTFSTNKSKLVELNDQLEHVDIAGLLGIYETWFRAYPGGNIGVFEVSKPKIYIDEAGEEHVVVNSQGYPEFEDEGYKEYGKFEHDYIMGLTSDMTIYKHFTVSFNLDFRKGGLMYSRTLGMTYFTGTTPVTLYNDRQPFIIENSVMVTGTDDNGTPDDVSDDTYIYEENTRPVLYEVLGGSDPSFWANGGFYPGEHEIIDKTFVKLRSLNVRFNIPSKWISKYPINSVSVGFVGNNLLLWTPKGNNFIDPELTTFGTGIRAEFGEFGATPSIRSLGFNLSFKF
- a CDS encoding DnaJ domain-containing protein, whose translation is MLLENTPLYIEFGSETLEILFPVLFGLVFILLMYLGIKSKYGKDSELRNTSDSQLPVYLFRAHVARFIASTGHSFNEIKDMYSEYLKKFAFVYGVEQKYELSQLLYLTDNKINVEHTIRKGRKESHKKRLMILFLLFNISVRTGKLSDNDRFYLDKVYKDLGLSYSVYSKIKSTYIKDKQKNTNKRFQDISVSSYKLQKAYQILNLTSGASFKEVKYAYRKMAKKYHPDVYKKHDTKSKEFAVKMFNEISQAYEIIKEHNAAKLQTD